A region of the Stutzerimonas stutzeri genome:
ATGCTTTGTTCCAGCATGGCCAGCTTATCGGCAGGGGCAGGCAGGTCAGCTGCATTGCTACGCGCCTGCGGCGTGGGCTGACCCGGCAAATGGGCATAGTTGAAGAGCGAGAGGCGATCGGGCTGCAGCTCAATGACGGCTTCTACTGTTCGGGCGAAACGCGCGGGTGTCTGTAAAGGCAGGCCATAGATCAGGTCAACGTTCAGTGACCGGTATTGCAGTGTGCGTGCCGCTTCAATGATGGTGCGGGTCTGTTCCAAGGTCTGCATGCGATTGATTGCACGCTGGACATCCGGGTCGAGGTCCTGCACGCCGATGCTGATACGGTTGAAACCCAGCTCGCGCAGTAGACCTATGGTCGGCCAATCCGCTTCCCGGGGGTCGACATCGATGCTGAAGTCGCCATGATCGTCGTCCTGCAGGTTGAAGTGCCTGCGCAGCTGGTTCATCAAGCGGCGCAGTTCGTCATGGCTGAGAAAGGTAGGCGTGCCGCCGCCGAAATGCAGCTGTTCGACTATCTGGTCTTGGCCCAGATGGCAGGCAATCAGTTCGATTTCCTTTTCCAGACGTTCCAGATAGGGCAGGGCGCGACCGCGATCCTTGGTGACCACTTTGTGGCGTCCGCAGCAATAGCAGGCGTTGGCGCAAAACGGTAGATGAACGTACAGGGAGAGCGGACGAGCAGCCAGGCGGCTGGCGCGTAATGCGTGCAGCAGGTCGAACGATCCGATCTTGTCGTTGAATTGGGCTGCAGTAGGGTACGACGTATAGCGCGGGCCAGCCTGATCGTAACGACGGATCAGGTCGGAGTCCCAGCGAATGGAGTCGAGCATGTGCGTTCCCGGTCATGGCAGCGGTCGCTGGATTCTAGGTGCAGGGCCGTGCTGCGGACTTGACCTGTATCAAACTTGGTCCGACGCTAGCCGTTGGGGCGGTTCGGCGGCTGAACCGCGGAGATTTTGCTCTTCAGGTGTGGTCCGACGAAGACGCTCATGTTTTTTGATTCAGCAGGGCCTCATATGGCCAGAGGAGAGTTTCATGCACCGTCGTCAGCAGGAAATCGCAACCGCGCTCAATGTCTGCGTCCCATTCACGGGGCCCGAGTCGGTTCAGGCCGAGATTGATCGCCGAGTGAGCTTCATCCAAACCTGTCTGCGCGAGTCGGGATTGAAGACGCTGGTGCTGGGGATCAGCGGTGGGGTCGATTCGACCACGGCAGGGCTTTTGGCTCAGCGTGCCGTCGCCGGGATGCGCGAAGCGGGCGAGGGGGACGACTATCGCTTCATCGCTGTGCGCCTGCCTTATCAGGTGCAACACGACGAGCACGCGGCGCAACTGGCAGTGGACACGATCAAGCCAGACGAATGTCACACGGTGAACATCGGCACCGCGGTGCTTGGTTTGGCCGCTGCAACACAGGCACTCG
Encoded here:
- the hemN gene encoding oxygen-independent coproporphyrinogen III oxidase, which translates into the protein MLDSIRWDSDLIRRYDQAGPRYTSYPTAAQFNDKIGSFDLLHALRASRLAARPLSLYVHLPFCANACYCCGRHKVVTKDRGRALPYLERLEKEIELIACHLGQDQIVEQLHFGGGTPTFLSHDELRRLMNQLRRHFNLQDDDHGDFSIDVDPREADWPTIGLLRELGFNRISIGVQDLDPDVQRAINRMQTLEQTRTIIEAARTLQYRSLNVDLIYGLPLQTPARFARTVEAVIELQPDRLSLFNYAHLPGQPTPQARSNAADLPAPADKLAMLEQSIHLLTDAGYRYIGMDHFALPDDELAMAQEDGSLQRNFQGYTTHGHCDLIGLGTSAISQVGDLYCQSQIDITDYQRQLDQNQLPTARGLRCNQDDRIRRAIIQALICDFELCFERIEGDFRIEFRDYFAESWSILEQMAADGLIELTDSHLIVQPAGRLLVRSICMLFDHYLPERAGQSYSHVI